From Cyanobium sp. ATX 6F1, a single genomic window includes:
- a CDS encoding ROK family protein has protein sequence MPVSIPRPLPQLIGVDLGGTAIKFGRFDGSGRTVAELELPTPQPAMPGAVSMAIAAGVEQLDPDRLAPWVGIGLPGPTDRGGRVSRIAINLEGWREVPLAAWLEPRLGRRVTLANDANCALLGEAWQGAARGEANVLLLTLGTGVGGGVLIEGKLFTGPNGAAAEPGLIGVDPEGPPCRSGNRGSLEQFCSIAGLGRLSPLDPEELDRRAEAGDPEALEVWRRYGRFLGIGLSSLLYVLTPELVLLGGGLSGASRHFLPAVWAEVEQRVLAVSREGLRLEPCALGNGAGRLGAAWLALERFGPGGLG, from the coding sequence TTGCCGGTTTCCATCCCCCGCCCCCTGCCCCAGCTGATCGGCGTCGATCTCGGAGGAACGGCGATCAAGTTCGGCCGTTTCGATGGCTCAGGTCGGACCGTGGCGGAGTTGGAGCTGCCCACCCCCCAGCCGGCCATGCCCGGGGCCGTGTCCATGGCGATCGCCGCAGGGGTGGAGCAGCTCGATCCCGATCGTCTGGCCCCCTGGGTGGGCATCGGCCTGCCGGGACCCACCGACCGGGGCGGCCGGGTGTCGCGGATCGCGATCAATCTCGAAGGTTGGCGGGAGGTGCCGCTGGCGGCCTGGCTGGAGCCCCGCCTGGGGCGGCGGGTCACCCTGGCCAATGACGCGAACTGCGCCCTGCTGGGGGAGGCCTGGCAGGGTGCCGCCCGCGGTGAGGCCAACGTGTTGCTGCTCACCCTCGGGACGGGCGTGGGCGGTGGCGTGTTGATTGAGGGCAAGCTGTTCACCGGTCCCAACGGGGCGGCGGCCGAGCCTGGACTGATCGGGGTCGATCCCGAAGGTCCCCCCTGCCGGAGTGGCAACCGGGGCTCCCTAGAGCAGTTCTGCAGCATCGCTGGGCTGGGCCGCCTCAGCCCCCTGGATCCCGAGGAACTCGATCGCCGCGCCGAAGCCGGTGATCCTGAGGCCCTGGAGGTCTGGCGCCGCTACGGACGCTTTCTGGGCATAGGCCTGAGTTCCCTGCTTTACGTGCTCACCCCGGAGCTGGTGCTGCTGGGGGGTGGCCTGAGCGGGGCCAGCCGCCATTTCCTGCCGGCGGTGTGGGCCGAGGTGGAGCAACGGGTGCTGGCGGTCAGCCGGGAGGGTCTGCGCCTTGAGCCCTGTGCCCTTGGCAACGGCGCCGGCCGGCTGGGAGCCGCCTGGCTGGCGCTCGAGCGCTTCGGGCCCGGTGGCTTGGGATGA
- a CDS encoding translocation/assembly module TamB, which translates to MGLAGAWWGADHLASGLYELWRPRIERPVSRAMGHPLVLGPYEGLRPWGFEVGPSRFLPGPKDGSSVLVQRLIVRLMPLESLRQGVPVLALRLEGASAQMRRNARGQYWVLGPQEPTGSPPRLALSIAVAEPASVRVEPAGVPASLAARLDLNLHRRRLKLSGNAGLADRGVLQFVGAGSWANRDWRARLRFQRLALAPLSRLLPWPQVRRLTSTVRGQVGGELRLSGRGLAPRCTGQVRFDDLALRPPSLAPEVLQAGRVDLSCSGTTLAMARAPWRLGSWRGTVDLAGPWRHPSANLEAVQAPPAARSLAPDPIQLQAKLDLDGRRGFRLALRDLRVRSGDATARVRGEILPKLDLRTQQLALTPDLWRRTAWGPTLLGTGAPVTGVATASGRWDQPRLRAELVHPRTPLLDRVAFDLAWSGGLLTLKDLTGAGLRAHGTMPLSWGRPPAPPGGTPPQGGLRMGEADLALDLRYALARLSPLLGTHLMGELQAFGHLRGPLNQLRPDLALRVESPGAGPLRVWQTWAGTLKARTGGGGDLALTQVGSGGEARIAALLDPRWLPKEAQLVRGRGRLRFQGSPRRYNWDSRDFPLDGLHLALGARGRLQPLGGLLAGKGVLELQPLLIEGKARVTSPSVAGLALKQLTATGRFHDRHYNLTGQALPQGGGQVAVRIRGERGGSLWSRFEGRQLSGPFFEQLASAWPLWRGQPEPDRGRASDLGDLMIDTFGGTVADQLLALDLAKQRLATVEQRLGGRPRTGNLKPLKGLVDADLTIAGPSIQRLNLDLAAKGHLWLDGADQDVALGLEPFVARLEGPLAEGPGRFSLEHLPLSLLVLATPVPGELRGGLSLKGRYRLGGGAPSLELALALENARYRDEPLNLTRGELRLASGGLSGDLSFHVGEARNSIDLSGRVPLDPTAEGLQLRLASRGDGLTFLTALGGNGLVWRKGSGDLQLLVRGSLLKPVANGFLRIQNGELKLVDQEVRDLQATVLFDFQALDVEQLQARLGDQGSLTAAGRLSLFEPEEQPKPLTIKLRQARFSQPRITALADGEVLLGGSLLRPVFSGEIQLSKGTVNIRPGQLATTVPEKPDPGAMRAGSALEGAPAVRPVSVSQLLEESWNFQQPLVLLGPEVPSAGSEAVSANVPDLPFLRLDRLRLRFGPDLRVVVPNVLNFNTAGLLTLNGPVDASLRATGVVRLKSGRLGLFTTNFSLDPDAPNVAVFTPSLGLIPYLDVALRTRVSDSLGSAVGGVGNSSIYDFNQNRTDSALDQLNLVKVVVKVSGPADRLGESIELRSTPPLSRERLVALIGGNSLAGLTGGNAGAALATVLGQSLLSPVVGTLTDALGQRVSFALYPTYVAPNVDGPLASNRSRRVPSQLVLGSEIGLDLSERFNFSVLAAPNRSDVPPQVTLRYQASDKFGLQGSLDSQGRWKSQLQLFLRF; encoded by the coding sequence TTGGGGCTCGCCGGGGCCTGGTGGGGCGCCGATCATCTGGCCTCTGGCCTCTACGAGCTCTGGCGCCCGCGGATCGAGCGTCCGGTCAGCCGGGCCATGGGTCATCCCCTCGTCCTGGGCCCCTACGAGGGTCTCCGACCCTGGGGCTTTGAGGTTGGTCCAAGCCGCTTCCTTCCTGGACCCAAGGACGGCTCCAGTGTCCTTGTCCAGCGGTTGATCGTCCGCCTGATGCCCCTCGAGAGCCTGCGCCAGGGGGTTCCGGTGCTGGCCCTGCGCCTGGAGGGCGCCTCGGCCCAGATGCGGCGCAATGCCCGTGGTCAGTACTGGGTGCTTGGCCCCCAGGAGCCAACAGGATCCCCCCCGCGACTGGCCCTGTCGATCGCCGTGGCTGAGCCCGCCAGCGTGCGCGTCGAGCCCGCCGGTGTGCCCGCGAGCCTGGCGGCTCGGTTGGATCTCAACCTGCATCGGCGCCGCCTCAAGCTGAGCGGCAACGCCGGCCTGGCCGATCGGGGCGTGCTGCAGTTCGTCGGCGCTGGCTCCTGGGCGAACCGCGACTGGCGGGCTCGACTGCGTTTCCAGCGGCTCGCCCTGGCACCCCTCTCTCGTTTGTTGCCCTGGCCGCAGGTGCGTCGACTCACGAGCACCGTCCGTGGCCAGGTGGGTGGGGAGCTGCGGCTCAGTGGTCGTGGGCTGGCGCCCCGCTGCACCGGCCAGGTCCGCTTCGATGATCTCGCCCTGCGCCCGCCGTCGCTGGCGCCGGAGGTCCTGCAGGCGGGTCGGGTGGACCTGAGCTGCTCCGGGACCACCCTTGCGATGGCGCGCGCCCCCTGGCGGCTGGGCAGCTGGCGGGGCACGGTGGACCTGGCCGGACCCTGGCGGCACCCCAGCGCCAACCTTGAGGCCGTTCAGGCTCCACCGGCGGCGCGGTCGCTGGCCCCTGATCCGATTCAGCTGCAGGCCAAGCTCGATCTCGATGGCCGCCGGGGCTTCCGGCTGGCCCTGCGCGACCTGCGGGTGCGCTCCGGCGACGCCACGGCTCGGGTCCGGGGGGAGATTCTGCCCAAGCTCGACCTGCGCACCCAGCAGCTGGCCCTGACGCCCGATCTCTGGCGGCGCACGGCCTGGGGCCCAACCCTCTTGGGCACGGGTGCCCCTGTGACGGGTGTGGCCACGGCCAGCGGCCGCTGGGATCAGCCCCGGCTGCGGGCCGAGCTGGTGCATCCGCGCACGCCGCTGCTGGATCGAGTCGCCTTCGACCTGGCCTGGAGCGGCGGCCTGCTCACGCTCAAGGATTTGACCGGTGCTGGCCTGCGTGCCCACGGAACCATGCCCCTGAGCTGGGGGCGACCGCCCGCCCCGCCGGGAGGCACCCCGCCTCAGGGGGGGCTGCGTATGGGGGAGGCGGATCTGGCGCTGGATCTGCGCTATGCCCTGGCCCGACTCAGCCCGTTGCTCGGCACCCACCTCATGGGTGAGCTGCAGGCCTTCGGTCACCTGCGCGGCCCCCTGAACCAGTTACGCCCGGATCTGGCCCTGAGGGTGGAATCGCCCGGCGCCGGCCCCCTGCGGGTCTGGCAGACCTGGGCCGGCACACTCAAGGCCCGAACCGGCGGTGGCGGCGACCTGGCCCTGACCCAGGTGGGGTCCGGGGGAGAGGCCAGGATCGCAGCCCTGTTGGATCCCCGCTGGCTGCCCAAGGAGGCGCAGCTGGTTCGTGGTCGCGGACGCCTGCGTTTTCAGGGCAGCCCCCGCCGTTACAACTGGGACTCCAGGGACTTCCCCCTCGACGGGCTCCACCTGGCCCTCGGCGCCAGGGGACGCCTCCAGCCCCTGGGCGGCCTCCTGGCGGGGAAGGGAGTGCTGGAGCTTCAGCCGCTGCTGATCGAGGGCAAGGCCCGGGTGACGTCCCCATCGGTGGCCGGCCTGGCCCTCAAGCAGCTCACGGCCACGGGCCGCTTCCACGATCGCCATTACAACCTCACCGGCCAGGCCCTGCCCCAGGGGGGAGGCCAGGTGGCCGTGCGGATCCGAGGTGAGCGGGGCGGCAGCCTCTGGAGCCGTTTCGAGGGCCGCCAGCTGTCGGGCCCCTTCTTTGAGCAACTGGCCTCCGCCTGGCCCCTCTGGCGCGGTCAACCTGAGCCCGACCGGGGCCGCGCCAGCGATCTGGGTGACCTGATGATCGACACCTTCGGCGGCACGGTCGCGGACCAGCTGCTGGCCCTCGACCTGGCCAAGCAACGGCTCGCCACGGTCGAGCAGCGGCTCGGTGGACGGCCGCGGACTGGCAACCTGAAGCCACTCAAGGGCCTGGTGGATGCGGATCTCACCATCGCGGGCCCGTCGATTCAGCGGCTCAACCTTGATCTGGCCGCCAAGGGGCACCTCTGGCTTGATGGGGCTGACCAGGACGTGGCCCTTGGCCTGGAGCCCTTCGTGGCAAGGCTGGAGGGTCCCCTGGCGGAGGGTCCTGGCCGCTTCAGCCTCGAGCATCTGCCCCTCAGCCTGCTGGTGCTCGCCACCCCAGTGCCTGGAGAGCTGCGCGGTGGGCTCAGCCTGAAGGGTCGCTATCGACTGGGGGGCGGTGCCCCCAGCCTGGAGCTCGCGCTCGCTCTGGAGAACGCCCGTTACCGCGATGAGCCCCTCAATCTCACCCGTGGGGAGCTGCGGCTGGCGAGCGGTGGCTTGAGCGGCGATCTCTCGTTCCATGTCGGCGAGGCGCGCAACAGCATTGATCTGAGCGGCCGTGTTCCGCTCGATCCCACGGCCGAGGGGCTGCAGTTGCGCCTGGCCAGCAGGGGGGATGGCCTGACCTTCCTGACCGCCCTGGGGGGGAATGGTCTGGTGTGGCGCAAAGGCAGCGGCGATCTGCAGTTGCTCGTGCGGGGCAGCCTGCTCAAACCCGTGGCCAATGGCTTTCTGCGCATCCAGAACGGTGAGCTCAAGTTGGTTGACCAGGAGGTGCGCGACCTGCAGGCCACGGTGCTGTTTGATTTCCAGGCGCTGGACGTTGAGCAGCTTCAGGCGCGGCTGGGGGACCAAGGCAGCCTCACGGCCGCCGGCAGACTCAGCCTGTTCGAGCCTGAAGAGCAGCCGAAACCGCTGACGATCAAGTTGCGCCAGGCGCGCTTCAGCCAGCCTCGGATCACGGCCCTGGCCGATGGCGAAGTGCTGCTGGGGGGCAGCCTGCTGAGGCCCGTGTTCAGCGGCGAGATCCAGCTGAGCAAGGGCACGGTGAACATCCGCCCCGGCCAGTTGGCCACAACTGTTCCTGAGAAGCCTGATCCTGGAGCCATGCGCGCCGGCTCAGCGCTGGAGGGCGCCCCGGCGGTGCGGCCGGTGAGTGTCAGTCAATTGCTCGAGGAGAGCTGGAACTTCCAGCAACCCTTGGTGCTGTTGGGCCCTGAGGTGCCGAGCGCCGGCTCGGAGGCCGTGAGCGCGAACGTTCCCGACCTTCCCTTCCTGCGGCTCGATCGGCTGAGGCTGCGGTTCGGCCCCGACCTGCGTGTGGTGGTGCCCAATGTGCTCAACTTCAACACCGCCGGTCTGCTCACCCTCAACGGGCCGGTGGATGCCTCCCTGCGGGCCACCGGCGTCGTGCGGCTCAAGAGCGGAAGGCTTGGGCTGTTCACCACCAACTTCAGCCTCGATCCCGATGCTCCGAACGTGGCCGTGTTCACGCCGTCACTCGGCCTGATCCCCTACCTCGACGTGGCCCTGCGCACCCGCGTCTCCGACAGCCTCGGTTCCGCGGTCGGTGGTGTCGGCAACTCTTCCATCTACGACTTCAACCAGAACCGCACCGACTCCGCCCTTGACCAGCTCAATCTGGTGAAGGTGGTAGTAAAAGTGAGCGGTCCGGCCGATCGTCTGGGCGAATCGATCGAACTGCGCAGCACGCCGCCGCTCTCGCGTGAACGCCTCGTGGCCCTGATCGGCGGCAACTCCCTGGCGGGCCTCACCGGAGGCAATGCCGGTGCCGCCCTCGCCACGGTGCTGGGTCAATCCCTGCTCTCACCGGTCGTGGGCACCTTGACCGATGCCCTCGGCCAACGGGTGAGTTTTGCCCTCTACCCCACCTATGTTGCTCCTAATGTGGACGGGCCCCTGGCCAGCAACCGCTCCAGGCGGGTGCCCTCCCAGCTGGTGCTGGGCTCCGAGATTGGCCTCGACCTCAGCGAGCGTTTCAACTTCTCGGTGCTGGCCGCCCCGAACCGCAGCGATGTGCCCCCCCAGGTGACCCTGCGCTACCAGGCCAGCGACAAGTTCGGTCTGCAGGGATCGCTCGACAGCCAGGGACGCTGGAAGAGCCAGCTGCAGCTCTTCCTGCGCTTCTGA
- a CDS encoding Ycf51 family protein, whose protein sequence is MTADPLLLSAGRWLGVAGGVLALVTVVSFVARWGTRFRLVGITSFTLLLAFSCAAFAISYSPRVVVPGAVTVPIVFDNGTDLVVAAAPYQLEAEAIAPTVEQVARNLRGNARNTGSGQVRVRLRRIEALEPGLSRPVVLAEAVRTLADGTVEVTVSAPGA, encoded by the coding sequence ATGACCGCCGACCCACTGCTGCTCAGCGCCGGCCGATGGCTCGGGGTCGCCGGGGGGGTTCTGGCGCTGGTCACCGTGGTGTCCTTTGTTGCCCGTTGGGGGACCCGCTTCCGCCTGGTGGGGATCACCAGCTTCACCCTGCTGCTGGCGTTCTCCTGCGCGGCCTTCGCGATCAGCTACAGCCCGCGCGTTGTGGTGCCCGGGGCCGTGACCGTACCGATCGTGTTTGACAACGGCACCGATCTGGTGGTGGCGGCGGCCCCGTACCAACTGGAGGCCGAAGCCATTGCCCCTACCGTCGAGCAGGTGGCACGGAACCTGCGCGGGAACGCCCGCAACACCGGCAGCGGCCAGGTGCGGGTGCGCCTGCGCCGGATCGAAGCGCTGGAGCCGGGTCTCAGCCGGCCGGTGGTGCTCGCCGAGGCCGTGCGCACCCTGGCCGACGGCACAGTGGAGGTGACCGTCAGCGCCCCTGGAGCCTGA
- a CDS encoding DUF4332 domain-containing protein — MLELPAHFRAEVLRLQADGLDDWASLAGLSDGQLRALAASGAASEQRLRRLRGQARLVVELELAPAEAALLLHGGIASGQALAEATPERLLLQLGRLERSLLGPGVNRIDQATVQGWIQRARRVTGRPGN, encoded by the coding sequence ATGCTGGAGCTACCGGCCCATTTCCGCGCTGAAGTGCTGCGACTCCAGGCCGATGGCCTCGATGACTGGGCCAGCTTGGCGGGCCTGAGTGACGGCCAGCTCAGGGCGCTGGCGGCCTCCGGCGCCGCCTCGGAACAACGGCTCCGCCGCCTGCGCGGTCAGGCCAGGCTGGTGGTGGAGCTTGAGTTGGCCCCCGCGGAGGCGGCGCTGCTGCTGCACGGGGGCATCGCCAGTGGCCAGGCCCTGGCCGAGGCAACACCGGAGCGACTGCTGCTGCAACTGGGGCGCCTGGAGCGAAGCCTGCTCGGCCCTGGTGTGAACCGGATCGACCAGGCCACCGTGCAGGGCTGGATCCAGCGGGCCCGCCGGGTCACCGGTCGCCCGGGGAACTGA
- a CDS encoding CocE/NonD family hydrolase: MEVEAVEERLICPDGIELVARVWKPSAPGSWPVLLMRQPYGRAIASTPTYAHPHWYASQGYAVVVQDVRGCGDSGGRFRGFAQEAFDSSWTLAWARTLPYANGRLGCYGFSYQGLTQLLGNDAAEQPDCLAPAMAGLDERLHWACSGGAHRWALGLGWGLQLAAERCRRRADAEGWREIRRSLESKRFLVEGLALLERLDPESMVLGWFRHNPHQSEGWTLHRPPAGLMRRPMLLAGGWHDPFLDGVLDLHGRSLLEGGAPLLRLGPWTHLDWGGGIDPLQLAFFDHHLRDRPAPSEPREWLFDSGTGHWLERSPQQCHGGPWGLSSCGLAAIDPEEGRLVLPGEGGGEVCFVHDPWRPRPAEGGHLGLDAGPLDRRHLDRRSDGACFTSAPLAAALELLGRPVLELELEADQPGFDLCGALSVLRGGSGAVEQLSTGVARFLGTDCLRRQRRRLELQPLLATLAAGDRLRLSLAAAAWPQISVNPGTGAWPLGACGPDHRVITLQLQLDSALLALEPMASGTLAPLVTTPP; this comes from the coding sequence GTGGAGGTCGAGGCCGTCGAGGAGCGGCTGATCTGCCCGGACGGGATTGAGCTGGTCGCGCGCGTCTGGAAGCCCAGCGCGCCGGGATCCTGGCCCGTGTTGCTGATGCGCCAGCCCTACGGCCGGGCGATCGCCTCCACCCCCACCTACGCCCACCCCCACTGGTATGCGTCCCAGGGCTACGCGGTGGTGGTGCAGGACGTGCGTGGCTGCGGCGATTCGGGCGGCAGATTCCGGGGCTTTGCCCAGGAGGCCTTCGACAGCAGCTGGACCCTGGCCTGGGCCCGCACGCTGCCCTACGCCAACGGGCGTTTGGGCTGCTACGGCTTCTCCTACCAGGGGCTGACCCAGCTGCTCGGCAACGACGCAGCCGAGCAGCCCGACTGTCTGGCCCCGGCCATGGCGGGGCTCGATGAGCGCCTGCACTGGGCCTGCAGTGGTGGGGCTCACCGCTGGGCCCTTGGCCTGGGCTGGGGCCTGCAGCTGGCGGCCGAGCGCTGCCGGCGGCGCGCTGATGCCGAGGGCTGGCGGGAGATCCGCCGCAGCCTGGAGTCGAAACGTTTCCTGGTGGAGGGCCTGGCCCTGCTCGAGCGCCTGGATCCAGAGTCGATGGTGCTGGGCTGGTTCCGCCACAACCCTCATCAGAGCGAAGGTTGGACGCTGCACCGCCCCCCAGCTGGGCTGATGCGGCGGCCGATGCTGCTGGCCGGCGGCTGGCACGATCCCTTCCTCGATGGGGTGCTCGATCTCCATGGCCGCTCCCTCCTTGAGGGGGGCGCGCCGTTGCTGCGCCTCGGCCCCTGGACCCACCTCGACTGGGGTGGCGGCATCGACCCGTTGCAGCTGGCCTTCTTTGATCACCACCTGCGCGATCGTCCCGCCCCCAGCGAACCCCGGGAGTGGCTGTTCGATTCAGGCACCGGCCACTGGCTGGAGCGATCGCCCCAGCAGTGCCATGGCGGGCCGTGGGGACTGAGTTCCTGTGGCCTGGCTGCCATCGACCCGGAGGAAGGACGCCTGGTGCTTCCAGGAGAAGGTGGCGGCGAGGTCTGCTTCGTGCACGACCCCTGGCGCCCAAGGCCCGCCGAGGGGGGGCATCTGGGCCTGGACGCCGGGCCTCTGGACCGCCGGCACCTGGACCGCCGTAGCGATGGGGCCTGCTTCACCAGCGCACCGCTGGCGGCCGCGCTGGAGCTGCTGGGCCGCCCGGTGCTGGAGCTGGAGCTCGAAGCTGACCAGCCTGGTTTCGACCTCTGCGGAGCCCTCTCCGTTCTGCGCGGCGGCAGCGGGGCGGTGGAGCAACTCTCCACCGGCGTAGCCCGATTCCTGGGCACTGATTGCCTGCGTCGCCAGCGGCGCCGGCTGGAGCTCCAACCCCTGCTGGCCACCCTGGCGGCCGGCGATCGGCTGCGGCTGTCGCTGGCGGCCGCCGCCTGGCCCCAGATCAGCGTGAACCCCGGCACGGGTGCCTGGCCGCTGGGCGCCTGCGGTCCCGATCACCGGGTGATCACCCTGCAGCTCCAGCTCGATTCAGCCCTGCTGGCCCTCGAGCCGATGGCCTCGGGCACACTGGCCCCACTCGTTACGACCCCGCCGTGA
- a CDS encoding DUF3887 domain-containing protein, with translation MIRPAQLMRPALALALGLSLGGGAALLSLAAPAAAQGGPSALGVAESRSRAETLLEALRQRNGQRLFASLAPEVRRFTTAQAVQARIDQLAPFQSARVLEVESGADDSTIKAELIAGEQRRPLTLVIDPMGQLIAWRFDSSQLPIESLARNFVAEVAAGQVLTARSRLSLRLQEELPPATITARWQGLERRVGAFKDIKGTVVAHAGGEQQLVLVTTRFARLTDNLFVIFDDRNRIVGIDFPNDAR, from the coding sequence GTGATCCGACCCGCCCAGTTGATGCGTCCCGCCCTGGCCCTGGCCCTGGGCTTGAGCCTGGGCGGCGGGGCGGCGCTGCTTTCCCTGGCGGCTCCAGCGGCCGCCCAGGGCGGGCCATCGGCCCTGGGGGTGGCGGAGTCCCGCTCTCGGGCCGAAACCTTGCTGGAGGCCCTGCGCCAGCGCAATGGCCAACGCCTCTTCGCCAGCCTTGCCCCGGAGGTGCGCCGATTCACCACCGCCCAGGCGGTGCAGGCACGGATCGACCAGCTGGCCCCGTTCCAGAGCGCTCGGGTGCTGGAGGTGGAAAGCGGCGCTGATGACAGCACGATCAAAGCCGAGCTGATCGCCGGAGAGCAGCGCCGGCCGCTGACCCTGGTGATCGATCCCATGGGGCAGTTGATCGCCTGGCGCTTCGACAGCTCCCAATTGCCGATCGAAAGCCTGGCCAGGAACTTCGTGGCGGAGGTAGCCGCCGGGCAGGTGCTGACCGCCCGCAGCCGACTCTCCCTGCGTCTGCAGGAGGAGTTGCCCCCAGCCACGATCACCGCCCGCTGGCAGGGACTGGAGCGACGGGTGGGCGCCTTCAAGGACATCAAAGGCACCGTGGTGGCCCACGCGGGCGGTGAGCAGCAATTGGTGCTGGTCACGACCCGCTTTGCCCGGCTCACCGACAACCTGTTCGTGATCTTCGACGACAGGAACCGAATCGTGGGGATTGATTTCCCGAACGACGCCCGGTGA
- the glgB gene encoding 1,4-alpha-glucan branching protein GlgB translates to MVLSRLDSIAEDAQRLADCRHDDPFALLGPHPLADGSWVVRVWMPEAERVELLLAGQRLPLDNPHHPWIFETALAADPGSSYRIWVRRGGIEHEQHDPWAFRQEWMGEVDHHLFSEGNHHHIWRRMGAHTLERDCISGVQFCLWAPHARSVALLGDLNGWDGRHHPFQKRLGGCWELFVPGLKPGDVYKYEIRSPEGHCYQKADPYGFQHEVRPSTGSVVASLEGYNWNDFGWMEERDQRDPLDQPISVYELHLGSWMHAAADAPFIEADGRARPVVPAADLKPGARLLTYPELADKLIPYVKARGFTHIELMPISEHPFDGSWGYQVTGWYAPTSRFGTPDEFRAFVDRAHAEGIGVILDWVPGHFPKDSHGLAFFDGVHLYEHADPRIGEHKEWGTLIFNYSRNEVRNFLVANLVYWFEQFHIDGIRVDAVASMLYRDYLRPDGEWVANEHGGRENTEAVRFLQQANHVLFEHFPGALSIAEESTTWPMVTQPTSIGGLGFNLKWNMGWMHDMLDYFELDPWFRQFHQNNVTFSIWYTYTENFMLALSHDEVVHGKSHLLHKMPGDDWQKFANVRALLAYMWTHPGKKTIFMGMEFGQRSEWNVWGDLQWELLEHGPHQGLQHLVDDLNRFYKEEPALWRDDFDQYGFQWIDCNDNRHSVISFMRRESTTGRWVVVLCNFTPQSHSHYRIGVPMEGFYEEAFNTDSSRYGGSNLGNLGGKYSQEWGIHGYEHSLDLCLPPLSVLVLRRDDRRSQSLTGAGPETDSPLR, encoded by the coding sequence ATGGTCCTCAGCCGGCTCGATTCGATCGCGGAGGACGCCCAGCGGCTGGCGGACTGCCGTCACGATGACCCGTTCGCTCTCCTGGGTCCCCACCCCCTGGCTGATGGTTCCTGGGTGGTGCGCGTCTGGATGCCTGAGGCCGAACGGGTGGAACTGCTGCTGGCAGGCCAGCGGCTGCCCCTGGACAACCCCCACCATCCCTGGATCTTCGAAACGGCTCTGGCGGCCGATCCCGGCAGCAGCTACAGGATCTGGGTGCGGCGCGGTGGCATCGAGCACGAGCAGCACGACCCCTGGGCGTTCCGGCAGGAATGGATGGGCGAGGTGGATCACCACCTGTTCAGCGAGGGCAACCACCACCACATCTGGCGGCGCATGGGGGCCCATACGCTCGAGCGCGATTGCATCAGCGGAGTGCAGTTCTGCCTGTGGGCACCCCATGCCCGCAGCGTCGCGCTGCTCGGTGACCTCAACGGCTGGGACGGCCGCCATCACCCCTTTCAAAAGCGACTGGGGGGCTGCTGGGAACTGTTCGTGCCGGGGCTCAAGCCTGGCGATGTCTACAAGTACGAAATCCGCAGCCCAGAGGGGCACTGTTACCAGAAGGCCGACCCCTATGGCTTCCAGCACGAGGTGCGTCCCAGCACAGGCTCGGTGGTCGCCTCCCTGGAGGGATACAACTGGAACGACTTCGGCTGGATGGAGGAGCGCGACCAGCGCGATCCGCTCGATCAACCGATTTCGGTCTACGAACTGCACCTGGGAAGCTGGATGCATGCCGCCGCCGATGCGCCCTTCATCGAGGCCGATGGTCGCGCCCGGCCGGTGGTGCCCGCCGCCGACCTCAAGCCCGGTGCCCGCCTGCTCACCTATCCCGAGCTGGCCGACAAACTCATTCCCTATGTGAAGGCCCGGGGCTTCACCCACATCGAGCTGATGCCGATCAGCGAGCACCCCTTCGATGGCTCCTGGGGCTATCAGGTGACCGGCTGGTACGCCCCCACCAGCCGCTTCGGCACCCCCGACGAATTCCGCGCCTTCGTCGACCGCGCCCACGCCGAAGGCATCGGTGTGATCCTCGACTGGGTGCCGGGCCACTTCCCCAAGGACAGCCATGGCCTGGCCTTCTTCGATGGCGTGCACCTCTATGAGCACGCCGATCCGCGCATCGGCGAGCACAAGGAATGGGGCACGCTGATCTTCAATTACAGCCGCAACGAGGTGCGCAACTTCCTCGTGGCCAATCTTGTCTATTGGTTTGAGCAGTTCCACATCGATGGCATCCGCGTCGATGCGGTGGCCTCGATGCTCTACCGCGACTACCTGCGGCCCGATGGCGAATGGGTCGCCAATGAGCATGGCGGCCGCGAGAACACCGAGGCGGTGCGCTTCCTGCAGCAGGCGAACCACGTGCTGTTCGAGCACTTCCCAGGAGCCCTTTCGATCGCCGAGGAATCCACCACCTGGCCAATGGTCACCCAGCCCACCTCCATCGGCGGCCTGGGATTCAACCTCAAGTGGAACATGGGCTGGATGCACGACATGCTCGATTACTTCGAGCTCGATCCCTGGTTCCGCCAGTTCCACCAGAACAACGTCACCTTCTCAATCTGGTACACCTACACCGAGAACTTCATGCTGGCCCTCAGCCACGATGAAGTGGTGCATGGCAAGAGCCATCTCCTGCACAAGATGCCTGGCGACGACTGGCAAAAATTTGCCAACGTGCGCGCCCTGCTCGCCTACATGTGGACCCATCCGGGCAAGAAGACGATCTTCATGGGCATGGAGTTCGGCCAGCGCAGCGAATGGAACGTCTGGGGTGACCTGCAGTGGGAACTGCTGGAGCACGGCCCCCACCAGGGGCTTCAGCATCTGGTCGACGACCTCAACCGCTTCTACAAGGAGGAGCCTGCCCTCTGGCGCGACGACTTCGATCAGTACGGGTTCCAGTGGATCGATTGCAACGACAACCGTCATTCCGTGATCAGCTTCATGCGGCGGGAGAGCACCACCGGCCGCTGGGTGGTGGTGCTCTGTAACTTCACACCCCAGAGCCACTCCCACTACCGGATTGGGGTGCCGATGGAAGGCTTCTATGAGGAGGCCTTCAACACCGACAGCAGCCGCTACGGCGGCAGCAACCTGGGCAATCTGGGGGGCAAGTACAGCCAGGAATGGGGCATCCACGGCTATGAGCACAGCCTCGATCTCTGCCTGCCGCCCCTGAGCGTTCTGGTGTTGCGCCGCGACGATCGCCGCAGCCAGAGCCTCACCGGCGCTGGCCCAGAAACCGACAGCCCCCTCAGGTAG